A single Ignavibacteriales bacterium DNA region contains:
- a CDS encoding toll/interleukin-1 receptor domain-containing protein, translating to MKVFLSYNKKDKKIAHEISNKLLGQGIDVWLDKWEIFAGESITDKISIGISTVNAFAVILSDNSIGSNWVREELRIALNKRIREPDFIIIPILLSPCEIHEFLRDYKYIDWYNGDPDGITELILSLKKVTRKPPYTNETFHQKCEILRLDYFVEISGKQLADAKFTEYHSIKALMNIDHIDRSIDCDGIISRVSSTGVEIEREKTTSYSEKWKILPKTPINAGELFSYKIEYLIERTFSIGKNVWDYSIQSPTNLLHIEFDFCKSDIKSFYILHRVGMTTYPEPVQFTRVENKIIWEKISPVFKDTYEFHFEIPPT from the coding sequence ATGAAAGTATTTCTGAGTTATAATAAAAAGGACAAAAAAATTGCTCATGAGATTTCAAATAAATTATTAGGACAAGGCATTGATGTTTGGCTTGATAAATGGGAAATTTTCGCTGGAGAATCAATCACTGATAAGATTAGCATAGGTATTTCGACAGTCAATGCGTTCGCAGTTATTTTGTCAGACAACTCAATAGGTTCGAATTGGGTCAGAGAGGAACTTAGAATTGCCCTAAATAAACGAATAAGAGAACCTGATTTTATAATAATTCCCATCTTGTTATCTCCCTGCGAGATTCATGAATTTCTACGCGATTACAAATATATTGACTGGTATAATGGTGACCCAGATGGGATAACGGAACTAATATTGAGTTTGAAAAAAGTAACAAGAAAACCTCCCTATACTAATGAAACTTTTCACCAGAAATGCGAAATTTTAAGATTGGACTATTTTGTTGAAATAAGTGGGAAGCAATTGGCAGATGCCAAATTTACCGAGTATCACTCAATTAAGGCACTAATGAACATTGACCATATTGATCGTTCTATTGATTGTGATGGGATTATTTCACGTGTTTCGTCCACAGGAGTTGAGATTGAAAGGGAAAAAACCACTTCATATTCAGAAAAATGGAAAATATTACCCAAAACACCAATAAACGCTGGAGAATTATTCAGTTATAAGATTGAGTATTTAATAGAGAGAACCTTTTCAATTGGAAAAAATGTTTGGGATTACTCTATCCAGTCACCTACAAATTTGTTACACATTGAATTCGATTTTTGTAAGTCAGACATAAAATCATTCTACATTCTTCATCGAGTTGGGATGACCACATATCCGGAACCAGTACAGTTCACAAGAGTCGAAAATAAGATTATCTGGGAAAAGATATCTCCCGTATTCAAAGATACATACGAATTCCATTTCGAAATCCCTCCTACATAG
- a CDS encoding DUF4287 domain-containing protein: MDKATLTMIENLQKNTGKSLEQWIAIVQKENFAKHGEVLKFLKEQHGLTHGFANLIAHKSRGSDAESAENQDDLITKQYQGKEHFKPLYEKLMAEIQSFGKDIEIAPKNTYVSLRRKKQFAILNPATKTRFEIGINLKGAEPTSRLLAEKPNSMCSHKINITSPADIDKEVLGWIKKAYDSAG; this comes from the coding sequence ATGGATAAAGCCACACTTACCATGATCGAAAACCTGCAAAAGAACACAGGCAAATCGCTTGAACAGTGGATTGCCATTGTGCAGAAGGAAAACTTTGCCAAACATGGCGAGGTCCTCAAATTCCTAAAAGAGCAGCACGGACTCACCCACGGCTTTGCCAACCTGATTGCCCACAAAAGCCGAGGCTCTGATGCGGAGTCAGCCGAAAACCAGGATGACCTGATCACAAAACAGTATCAGGGGAAGGAACACTTCAAACCCCTCTACGAGAAACTGATGGCTGAAATTCAATCTTTCGGCAAGGATATTGAAATAGCACCCAAGAATACCTACGTAAGTCTGCGCCGCAAAAAGCAGTTTGCTATACTCAACCCCGCAACCAAAACCCGTTTTGAAATTGGCATTAACCTTAAAGGCGCCGAACCCACCTCACGGCTTCTGGCTGAAAAACCAAACTCGATGTGCTCCCATAAAATAAACATTACATCCCCTGCCGACATTGACAAAGAGGTTCTTGGATGGATCAAAAAGGCCTATGACAGTGCGGGGTAA
- a CDS encoding EamA family transporter → MTDSSLRVKIITAFASVYLIWGSTYLAIRFVIETMPPFLMAGFRFLLAGGILLLFEKFRSKEPEKITKDHIRSGFIVGGLLLLGGNGGVVWAEQFVPSGLTALLISTVPIWIVVFTMFTGSKSKPDKLTVIGVVTGFAGLLYLVYNTTGFSADSINPFGVLALIFATISWAYGSVITSRLSFPKAKLTAVALQMLGGGVLLTLFSLITGDAFLFNPETVSLKSFLSLIYLILFGSLIGYTAYIWLLEKAGPPKTATYAYVNPVVAIFLGWLLADEVISFEILTGAAIILVSVAMIISVKARKA, encoded by the coding sequence TTGACTGACTCATCCCTCCGGGTGAAAATAATCACTGCCTTTGCCAGCGTCTATCTGATCTGGGGCTCAACCTATCTTGCTATCCGCTTTGTTATAGAAACCATGCCCCCTTTCCTGATGGCCGGCTTCCGCTTTCTGCTTGCCGGCGGCATCCTGCTGCTGTTTGAGAAATTCCGTTCAAAAGAACCGGAAAAGATTACTAAAGACCATATCCGCTCAGGCTTTATAGTGGGGGGACTTCTCCTGCTCGGCGGTAATGGAGGCGTGGTCTGGGCGGAGCAGTTTGTTCCTTCCGGCCTTACGGCACTGCTTATCTCAACTGTACCCATCTGGATAGTAGTCTTCACCATGTTCACGGGCAGCAAATCCAAACCGGACAAACTCACCGTCATAGGAGTGGTAACCGGATTCGCGGGCCTGCTTTACCTGGTATATAACACCACCGGCTTCAGCGCTGACAGCATCAATCCGTTCGGAGTTCTTGCTCTCATCTTCGCGACCATATCATGGGCTTACGGCTCAGTCATCACCTCGCGCCTTTCATTCCCCAAAGCCAAACTGACTGCGGTAGCGCTTCAGATGCTTGGCGGCGGTGTATTATTAACTCTCTTCTCTCTGATTACCGGAGATGCTTTTTTGTTTAATCCGGAAACCGTGTCGCTGAAATCATTCTTATCTCTTATCTACCTGATACTTTTTGGTTCGCTGATTGGATATACAGCATATATATGGCTGCTCGAGAAAGCCGGTCCCCCTAAAACGGCAACGTATGCCTATGTAAATCCCGTTGTGGCCATATTCCTCGGCTGGCTTCTGGCTGATGAAGTAATCAGTTTTGAAATCCTGACCGGAGCCGCCATAATATTAGTGTCGGTTGCAATGATTATTTCAGTCAAAGCAAGAAAAGCGTAA
- a CDS encoding class I SAM-dependent methyltransferase, whose protein sequence is MPAEYSGILLPGLDDQLHFLTRNIPVQGRNVLIIGSGAEKVAFALLEEGCTSIQIITDSEELLVNARLMLSGSDHIKIRFSEYGALDFPDGSFDLVFAQGTVSRTDRKKILKEIYRVLKSEGVFCPGEMTSIKGDIPPFLKSVFSANNMDVLSADSLSMIYKGEGFKVKAVKSLDNTLKEYYKETERALNRRLGKMTKEEQKNHKDMITKTRHEINVFLNLGGLKYAGFSSFLLLK, encoded by the coding sequence ATGCCTGCTGAATACAGCGGAATTCTTCTGCCAGGATTAGACGACCAGCTTCATTTTCTAACGCGCAACATCCCGGTTCAGGGGAGAAACGTACTCATTATCGGTTCCGGTGCCGAAAAAGTAGCCTTTGCTCTTCTTGAGGAAGGATGCACCTCCATTCAAATTATCACTGACAGCGAAGAGCTTCTTGTGAATGCCCGCCTGATGCTTTCGGGCAGCGATCATATTAAGATCCGCTTTTCTGAGTACGGAGCTCTTGATTTCCCTGACGGATCTTTTGACCTGGTCTTCGCGCAAGGGACGGTTTCACGCACGGACAGGAAAAAGATTCTTAAAGAAATATACCGTGTGCTTAAATCCGAAGGTGTTTTCTGCCCCGGCGAAATGACTTCCATTAAGGGGGATATTCCGCCGTTTCTGAAGAGCGTATTTTCCGCAAATAATATGGACGTCCTTTCAGCCGATTCCCTCAGTATGATATATAAGGGGGAGGGGTTTAAAGTGAAGGCGGTAAAATCTCTGGATAACACCCTGAAAGAATATTACAAGGAAACTGAACGCGCGCTCAACCGGCGGCTGGGCAAGATGACCAAAGAAGAACAGAAGAACCATAAAGATATGATTACCAAAACCCGGCATGAAATTAACGTCTTCCTTAATCTGGGAGGACTCAAATACGCCGGTTTCAGTTCATTTCTCCTGTTAAAGTAA
- the rpiB gene encoding ribose 5-phosphate isomerase B, whose protein sequence is MKLAIGADHAGFELKELLREYLAAKGVTVIDKGNTVYEKNDDYPDYAKAVCFAVKQGEADRGIIICGSGVGACMTANKVKGIRACLCHDTYSARQGVEHDAMNVLCLGARIVGSALAKELVDAFLSVEFSNEERHVRRLNKLKELENN, encoded by the coding sequence ATGAAGCTGGCAATAGGAGCAGATCACGCAGGATTTGAATTAAAAGAACTTCTGAGGGAGTATCTTGCGGCAAAGGGAGTAACCGTGATTGACAAAGGAAATACGGTTTATGAAAAGAATGATGACTATCCTGATTATGCAAAAGCGGTCTGTTTTGCAGTGAAACAAGGCGAAGCTGACCGGGGCATTATTATCTGCGGAAGCGGAGTTGGCGCCTGCATGACTGCCAACAAGGTAAAGGGAATACGCGCGTGTCTGTGCCATGATACCTATTCAGCGCGGCAGGGGGTTGAGCATGATGCAATGAATGTGCTCTGCCTTGGAGCGCGCATTGTGGGCTCTGCTCTTGCAAAAGAACTGGTTGATGCGTTTCTTTCGGTTGAGTTCAGCAATGAAGAGCGTCATGTGAGACGGCTGAATAAACTGAAAGAACTGGAGAATAATTAG
- a CDS encoding DUF3857 domain-containing protein produces the protein MNFLKTGLFTLFLISVFADVLSSQSQTDLAWQAFIKNDRTEALRLLNEAVVKDSTDKRALLALSLFYSTQKNEEKYREYFLRFLRHEPAPHPYIYAQWLEPAMYEGIKNSKEVRDLYEWLVENPDPQGLLKVMANGQLGDYYQRVQNFEEANKHYSGIGSVDQWMVTGPFDNISASGYDRVFPPETEYNPAGTYSGKNGVPVYWFKNSEVRSDKWVDFTRYFDRTEAVYYANTFVYSDKEQKVQMRIGTSGSLRFFLNDKLVIDVFDENNNDADTYMAETTLQKGWNRLLVKCGYSVLDRCNFLFRITDASGNLISGLKYSTEKQKYNAKSKAAVTPVTCFAIDYFKDRIRENPEHYENYFLLANAYLRNDMAYQAEVTLRPLVKSLTPFSMLNFKMLEVFARSQKSMNLEMTFDYLYASDPQYPDVLIYKANEAAGNEDMDQFESILQKVAELLPDSPELYELRTLLYSKKGQQEKLLETIEEAAVKFPDMFTFQYYKALFAINRNQNFDEAIRIFKKYILTAYDLAPVNQLAGYFLQSGDIASWEKTLAGFAEQSKASPGIYLELGKKFFEMREYQKSAAMIEKGLAIAPMSAALLEKGGDAYLELGDKKKAKEFYAKALLYYPGNYAVREKLRELDGKTPLLSLFPSSDYKSLIAESESPSGANSYILLNDQKRIVYKSGASELSGEVLIRAITRQGIDQIKEYVIPFNPYTEDLTVEKAVVVKKDGSEVKGDVNYNHVVFKSLEAGEHIYVKWKIKNLYSGRLSDQFWDEFGFEQYIPSKLTRYSLLSEDNFTFSHKTQFMEDKPVIKKLEGFTLYEWTLENVPGLKPESDMPALSDVNKRLYISSIPGWDYLVEWYKDLTRNKTRITFEIEETVAELMPDPEKLSKDQKIEIIYNFITENIRYSSVAFRQSGLIPQEARDVLVTRIGDCKDVATLFITMARAAGIESYYVLINTKDEGFNKNVLPSIGFNHAIVALESENGLKFLDLTASNFYYQTLPELDVNGFYLLIKDGIKEPGHVPDAGFYPDNIIRKTTITVRKDDSIEGTNISTKSGIHSAYARYTYRDENPDEQTRIMKEALVQEFPQLSLTSFLTLSDMSDITPEESYMFSFEIPSYISEAGEYGLMKLPWSDKLESSSPVSSDQRRFPLMLWSSLDTVKEEMTIILPEGMAPVETSYEQQYTCPAADYRISVTYEEGRLIAVRTMIYKAREVKPEDFQAYKEFYTKAMRGDNKQFLLKRGE, from the coding sequence TTGAATTTTTTAAAAACGGGTCTTTTTACCCTTTTTCTCATCTCTGTCTTTGCGGATGTGCTTTCCTCCCAATCACAGACAGACCTTGCCTGGCAGGCATTCATTAAAAACGACCGCACGGAAGCGCTGCGGCTTTTAAATGAAGCTGTCGTAAAGGACAGCACTGATAAGCGTGCTCTTCTTGCTCTCTCTCTTTTTTACTCAACCCAGAAGAATGAAGAAAAATACCGGGAGTATTTTCTCCGCTTTTTACGGCATGAACCGGCACCCCATCCGTATATATATGCCCAATGGCTTGAACCGGCCATGTATGAGGGGATAAAAAACTCCAAAGAAGTGCGTGACTTATATGAGTGGCTGGTTGAAAATCCGGATCCGCAGGGGCTGCTTAAGGTAATGGCCAACGGGCAGCTAGGTGATTATTACCAGCGCGTGCAGAATTTTGAAGAAGCAAATAAACATTACTCCGGTATCGGCTCTGTTGATCAGTGGATGGTGACCGGACCGTTTGATAATATCTCCGCCTCAGGATATGACCGTGTTTTTCCGCCGGAGACTGAATATAATCCGGCAGGTACTTACAGCGGAAAAAACGGTGTGCCTGTTTACTGGTTTAAGAACAGTGAAGTCCGTTCTGATAAATGGGTTGATTTCACCCGTTATTTTGACAGAACGGAAGCAGTCTATTATGCAAACACTTTTGTTTATTCTGACAAAGAACAGAAAGTGCAGATGCGTATCGGCACATCCGGTTCTCTCCGATTCTTCTTGAATGACAAACTGGTCATTGATGTGTTTGATGAAAACAACAATGATGCCGATACCTACATGGCTGAAACCACCCTGCAAAAAGGTTGGAACCGTCTTCTGGTCAAATGCGGATACTCAGTATTAGACCGCTGTAACTTTCTTTTCAGGATTACCGATGCATCGGGAAATCTGATCAGCGGACTGAAATATTCAACTGAGAAGCAGAAGTATAATGCCAAATCAAAAGCCGCTGTAACTCCGGTGACCTGCTTTGCGATTGACTATTTCAAAGACCGCATCAGGGAGAATCCTGAACACTACGAAAATTATTTTCTTCTTGCCAATGCCTATCTGCGCAATGATATGGCGTATCAGGCAGAGGTCACGCTGCGGCCATTGGTGAAATCGCTGACGCCTTTTTCTATGCTTAACTTCAAGATGCTTGAAGTATTCGCGCGCAGCCAGAAATCAATGAATCTGGAAATGACTTTTGATTATCTGTATGCAAGCGACCCGCAGTATCCGGATGTTTTGATATATAAGGCAAATGAAGCAGCCGGCAACGAAGACATGGATCAGTTTGAATCAATCTTGCAGAAGGTTGCAGAACTGCTTCCAGACAGTCCGGAGCTTTACGAACTGCGCACCCTGCTTTATTCAAAAAAGGGACAACAGGAAAAACTGCTTGAAACCATAGAAGAAGCAGCGGTAAAATTCCCCGATATGTTCACGTTTCAGTATTACAAAGCGCTTTTTGCCATAAACCGGAACCAGAATTTTGACGAGGCAATACGGATTTTTAAGAAGTATATACTAACAGCGTATGATCTGGCGCCCGTGAATCAGCTGGCAGGATATTTCCTGCAGTCGGGTGATATAGCTTCATGGGAGAAAACACTTGCCGGATTTGCTGAACAGAGCAAGGCAAGCCCCGGTATTTATCTTGAACTGGGGAAAAAGTTTTTCGAAATGCGGGAATATCAAAAGTCGGCCGCGATGATAGAAAAGGGGCTTGCAATAGCTCCGATGAGCGCGGCACTGCTTGAAAAAGGAGGAGATGCATATCTGGAACTTGGTGATAAGAAAAAAGCCAAAGAATTCTACGCAAAGGCGCTGCTCTACTATCCCGGCAATTATGCCGTGCGTGAGAAACTGAGAGAACTTGACGGCAAAACTCCGCTGCTTTCACTGTTTCCCTCGTCTGATTATAAATCTCTGATTGCCGAGAGTGAATCGCCTTCGGGAGCAAACAGTTATATTCTTCTTAATGACCAGAAGCGCATTGTCTATAAATCTGGCGCATCCGAACTGTCAGGTGAAGTTCTCATCAGGGCAATAACCAGGCAGGGGATTGATCAGATAAAGGAGTATGTAATACCGTTTAATCCTTACACGGAAGATCTTACTGTTGAAAAAGCCGTGGTAGTAAAAAAAGACGGCTCTGAGGTAAAGGGAGACGTAAACTATAATCATGTGGTATTTAAATCCCTTGAGGCCGGTGAACATATTTATGTGAAGTGGAAAATAAAAAATCTTTACTCAGGACGGCTCTCCGATCAGTTCTGGGATGAGTTCGGATTTGAGCAGTATATACCCTCGAAACTGACGCGTTACTCTCTTCTGTCGGAGGATAATTTTACTTTTTCCCATAAAACACAGTTTATGGAAGATAAGCCGGTCATTAAAAAGCTTGAGGGATTCACACTGTATGAATGGACGCTGGAAAACGTACCCGGATTAAAACCGGAATCCGATATGCCCGCGCTTTCCGACGTGAATAAGCGGCTATATATATCATCAATCCCCGGCTGGGACTATCTGGTTGAGTGGTACAAGGACCTTACCCGCAACAAAACCCGTATCACTTTTGAAATTGAGGAAACCGTTGCCGAACTGATGCCGGATCCGGAAAAGTTAAGCAAAGACCAGAAGATTGAAATTATCTATAATTTTATTACTGAGAACATCCGCTACAGCAGCGTTGCGTTCCGCCAGTCGGGTCTTATTCCGCAGGAAGCACGTGATGTGCTGGTGACCAGAATAGGGGACTGCAAAGATGTGGCAACCCTTTTTATCACGATGGCACGCGCGGCAGGTATTGAATCTTACTATGTCCTGATTAATACCAAGGATGAAGGATTTAATAAAAATGTTCTCCCGTCAATCGGGTTTAACCACGCGATCGTGGCGCTGGAATCAGAAAACGGATTAAAGTTTCTTGATCTGACGGCCTCTAATTTTTATTATCAGACACTGCCCGAGCTTGATGTGAACGGATTTTATCTGCTCATTAAAGACGGAATTAAAGAACCGGGGCACGTTCCTGATGCAGGTTTTTACCCTGACAACATCATCCGGAAAACTACTATTACGGTCCGGAAGGATGACAGCATCGAAGGCACAAATATCAGCACAAAAAGCGGCATCCATTCGGCTTATGCGCGTTATACCTACCGGGATGAAAATCCGGATGAGCAGACCCGTATTATGAAAGAAGCTCTGGTGCAGGAGTTTCCCCAGCTTTCTCTTACCAGTTTTCTGACTCTCAGCGATATGTCAGATATCACTCCTGAGGAAAGCTACATGTTCTCTTTTGAAATTCCATCATATATATCAGAGGCCGGAGAGTATGGTCTAATGAAACTGCCCTGGAGTGACAAACTTGAATCTTCATCACCGGTCAGCAGTGATCAGCGCCGCTTTCCGCTGATGCTCTGGTCTTCACTTGATACCGTCAAAGAGGAAATGACTATTATACTTCCGGAGGGAATGGCACCGGTGGAAACCTCGTATGAACAGCAGTATACCTGCCCCGCGGCAGACTACCGTATTTCTGTGACCTATGAGGAAGGACGCCTTATTGCAGTGAGAACCATGATTTATAAAGCCAGGGAAGTGAAACCGGAGGATTTCCAGGCCTATAAAGAGTTTTATACCAAAGCCATGAGGGGGGATAACAAGCAGTTTCTCCTGAAGAGGGGTGAATAA
- a CDS encoding DUF1643 domain-containing protein, producing MAKGSGKEKKQERKPVYLHPEFVLRPVALKRTETRRYWLRMRFDTGGEKTVVVILKNPSRATGEVSDKTVFNVANYIYKNSRTNPVLKGAGSVVILNLIPAYETYSERLKERNEALADNENLRYIKKFAKEAAVIIAAWGDPPKGLEKEYTALRDDVMEILNGSSREIFYVDKLSKKGNPKHGQIWGYADKMKRMI from the coding sequence ATGGCTAAAGGCAGCGGCAAAGAGAAAAAACAAGAGCGGAAACCGGTCTATCTGCATCCGGAGTTTGTGCTTCGTCCTGTTGCCTTAAAGCGCACTGAAACCAGGCGTTACTGGCTGAGGATGCGGTTTGATACCGGCGGAGAGAAAACCGTTGTGGTAATTCTGAAAAATCCCAGCCGTGCAACAGGGGAGGTGTCTGATAAAACGGTATTTAATGTCGCCAACTACATATATAAAAACAGCAGAACCAATCCGGTGCTCAAAGGGGCCGGATCAGTTGTGATTCTTAATCTCATACCTGCCTATGAAACCTACTCTGAACGACTTAAGGAGAGAAATGAAGCGCTCGCGGATAATGAAAATCTCAGGTATATTAAAAAGTTTGCAAAGGAAGCGGCTGTAATAATCGCTGCATGGGGTGACCCGCCAAAAGGATTAGAGAAAGAATACACTGCCCTGCGCGATGATGTGATGGAAATCCTGAACGGCAGCAGCAGGGAGATATTCTATGTTGATAAGCTTTCAAAAAAGGGGAACCCAAAACACGGACAGATTTGGGGATATGCAGATAAAATGAAGCGAATGATTTAA
- a CDS encoding cupin domain-containing protein produces MLADKVVHEAAISAVQYQESSIVSRQLIKKPNGNITLFAFAKGESLTEHSSPYDAVVQIIDGSMEITIGGVPYIVKAGEFLIMPANIPHGLRADENAKMILTMIK; encoded by the coding sequence ATCTTGGCAGACAAAGTAGTACATGAAGCAGCCATCAGCGCCGTTCAGTATCAGGAAAGTTCAATTGTAAGCAGACAGCTGATTAAAAAACCGAACGGAAACATCACACTTTTTGCGTTTGCAAAGGGAGAATCACTCACTGAACACTCATCTCCGTATGATGCAGTGGTTCAGATTATTGACGGCAGCATGGAAATAACCATTGGCGGAGTGCCATATATCGTAAAGGCTGGGGAATTTCTTATCATGCCGGCAAACATTCCGCACGGACTCCGCGCCGATGAAAACGCCAAAATGATTCTTACCATGATTAAATAA